The Actinomycetota bacterium DNA window AATGGCCCGAGCAGCGGCTCAACTGACAAGAACCTGACCGTCGCCGGCACCTTGCGCAGATGCTCCACACGAGTGAGATGCTCGTTGTCCTCGACGGTAACACCCATCCACACGTTGTTGGGCCAGCTTAGAAACGGAGTGACCTCTGCAAGCCGGTCTGCGCGTTTGGTCAGTAGTTGGTATGTGTGTCGCGGTGTTGCCTCCATGATCTCGAAGACCCGTTGGATGAAGTCAACGGGAACCTCTTCATGGAAGAGGTCGCCCATGGAGTTCACGAAGACCATGCGCGGCTTTGACCACGAGAGGGGCAGCGGAAGCATGTGCTCGT harbors:
- a CDS encoding phage Gp37/Gp68 family protein, which codes for MSITTIEWTETTWNPVTGCSKISPGCLHCYAERMAKRLQAMGQPNYRDGFAVRTHEHMLPLPLSWSKPRMVFVNSMGDLFHEEVPVDFIQRVFEIMEATPRHTYQLLTKRADRLAEVTPFLSWPNNVWMGVTVEDNEHLTRVEHLRKVPATVRFLSVEPLLGP